A genomic stretch from Pseudomonas mendocina includes:
- a CDS encoding response regulator transcription factor, whose amino-acid sequence MPKIMIIDDHPAIRVAIRSLLEDNGLDVIAETDNVTDALSLAKQHSPDAVIVEPAIPRLDTSALIARFASIGLNCPVIALTSQPADAYCNRYIDAGVQAYISKDEDLSPLLTAIEATMKGYSLFPAHIKNQTPHLPPEQPHEQLLLQSLTDRELTILKHLSLGYSNKKIGELLFLSNKTVSTYKTRIYQKLHLKSVVEMAAFSKRNLLIP is encoded by the coding sequence ATGCCTAAAATTATGATTATTGATGACCATCCGGCAATACGCGTCGCGATCCGGTCATTGCTTGAAGATAATGGCCTTGATGTCATTGCTGAAACCGACAATGTTACAGATGCCCTGAGTCTGGCCAAACAGCACAGCCCTGACGCAGTGATCGTAGAACCTGCCATTCCCAGGCTAGATACCTCTGCCCTAATCGCTCGTTTTGCCTCAATAGGCCTAAACTGCCCAGTTATTGCACTAACTTCCCAACCAGCTGATGCCTACTGCAACCGTTATATTGACGCTGGGGTCCAGGCCTATATATCCAAAGATGAAGACCTTTCACCGTTGCTGACTGCAATAGAAGCGACTATGAAAGGCTATTCTTTATTCCCAGCTCATATAAAAAATCAAACACCACACCTGCCCCCCGAACAACCGCATGAGCAACTACTTTTACAGTCGTTGACGGATCGCGAACTGACCATCCTCAAGCACCTTTCACTGGGTTATTCCAATAAGAAAATCGGTGAACTGTTATTTCTAAGTAACAAAACGGTCAGTACTTATAAAACACGCATCTATCAAAAACTCCACCTTAAATCCGTCGTAGAAATGGCAGCCTTTTCAAAGCGAAACTTGCTGATTCCCTAA
- a CDS encoding transporter substrate-binding domain-containing protein codes for MKITVEDWNWLRQKRTLTIGIIKDEQPPYQVHYEDEKYEGLSADIIGMIAQLLGMNIQVTAFANRQQLYNALQEGTVDLLSSHSSALDNEAVLTSHPFLKERLVVFKRDDRLEPIPSDLSGLRAAVVREHADTLKMFFPNTRFITYDTHDNAIAAVSFGHVDVYIDDVISAYYRINRSYYSMVKFERPLDEIPAGQYSYAVRKDNQYLLNLINSALDSIGKERLHRIAKRWVGSGLIPNNEPIALTTNEARWIERNPTVRLVINDGLAPVAFFTSEGVFSGIAADLFDLISQRTGLKFEVTSHMGGFPDKISALEKDKADLAILISDQDIGDQLRLSRPILASPYVLVTRPEDATQVLSAKRLANEHLAIAANHIDPAKVHLAYPHSTIAMATTALDAMHLVQEGEAKAAIMSLPTARYYTARWFHNQLAIADTLPMGINTTRFAMRPGDSELESIINKVLSEVPPDEMNAIASRWRTLPSMSEQSWRNYEQVILEIVIAATLLLMMSLIWVFYLRRQISAREHAEKALKDQLQFVETLTDSMPPPLYVRDVEGRLLSCNRSYLECFGVEAKDVLNKTLIELPFEHIERKPEFHRSYLEAIRTGNTIKDVINVNMRGRKVWLDHWIRPFMDSAGKIKGVICGWIDITEHQNLISQLEVAKNQADEASRAKTTFLATMSHEIRTPMNAVIGILELVLKRTELTSNDRNSIEIAHTSAKSLLELIGDILDIARIESGRLNLSLKRANLRELVESVARIFEGLARQKELTLNVDIDTSVNCDVLIDAMRFKQILSNLTSNAIKFTDEGSVCIRISGDNTDTTTLRIAMSVADTGIGISEQDQQQLFHPFSQVNPRANIREGAGLGLVICRSLCKMMGGSLVMHSELGRGTRVEVELRLQILDPVEESTPTPLTCNQTARCLQVLVVDDHAVNREILHQQLLYLGHEVSEAENGLEALQQWRTQPFDVVITDCRMPGMDGHDLTRAIRLEETGHHEEPTIILGLTADAQPDEIQRCIQAGMNDCLIKPIGLDVLEKLLFKVNKTDSAPDQCEPGPDSESRYFCMSSLKSLSGNKPKVFERLIYELIRNNQQDLDALIKHFTTQNLTEIAEIAHRIKGAAQVVGADALLECCEQLELACQGSHVSLDEVDSCLKRIKAEINAQKELLLDILARTQNKYEPEI; via the coding sequence ATGAAGATCACCGTCGAAGATTGGAACTGGTTACGCCAAAAGAGAACGCTGACAATTGGCATCATTAAAGATGAACAACCGCCCTATCAGGTTCATTACGAGGATGAGAAATACGAAGGTTTATCTGCTGATATAATTGGCATGATCGCCCAGCTATTAGGCATGAACATTCAGGTGACGGCTTTTGCCAACCGTCAACAGCTCTACAACGCTTTGCAGGAGGGCACCGTAGATCTGCTCAGCAGTCACAGCAGCGCACTCGACAACGAAGCAGTTTTAACCAGTCATCCGTTCCTCAAGGAGCGACTGGTGGTATTCAAGCGGGATGATCGTCTTGAACCAATCCCGTCTGACCTGTCTGGCCTGCGCGCCGCTGTCGTACGTGAGCATGCCGACACCCTGAAGATGTTCTTCCCGAATACCCGCTTCATCACCTACGACACCCATGACAATGCCATCGCTGCGGTATCGTTCGGGCACGTCGATGTTTACATCGATGACGTGATCAGCGCCTACTACCGGATCAACCGCTCCTACTACAGCATGGTCAAGTTCGAGCGCCCGCTGGATGAAATCCCGGCAGGCCAATACAGCTATGCCGTGCGCAAGGACAACCAGTACCTGCTGAATCTTATTAACAGCGCTTTGGACTCCATCGGCAAAGAACGATTACATCGCATCGCCAAACGCTGGGTGGGCAGCGGCCTAATCCCCAATAACGAGCCAATAGCACTGACAACCAACGAGGCGCGCTGGATCGAGCGCAATCCGACCGTACGCTTAGTCATCAATGACGGGCTTGCACCCGTCGCATTTTTTACTTCTGAGGGAGTCTTCTCAGGCATAGCCGCTGACCTCTTCGACTTGATCTCCCAGCGCACCGGGCTGAAGTTTGAGGTTACATCGCACATGGGCGGATTCCCCGATAAAATTTCGGCGCTGGAAAAGGATAAGGCCGATTTAGCTATTCTGATTTCAGATCAGGACATCGGTGATCAGCTGCGCCTGTCCCGCCCAATACTTGCCAGCCCCTATGTCTTGGTAACCCGCCCAGAAGATGCCACGCAGGTGCTATCGGCCAAGCGACTCGCCAACGAGCACTTGGCTATTGCCGCTAACCATATCGACCCGGCTAAGGTTCATCTGGCCTATCCCCACTCCACGATCGCAATGGCCACCACCGCCTTGGATGCCATGCATCTGGTGCAAGAGGGTGAAGCCAAAGCCGCCATCATGAGCCTGCCCACGGCCCGCTATTACACAGCTCGCTGGTTTCACAACCAGTTGGCCATTGCTGACACGCTGCCGATGGGAATTAACACCACGCGATTTGCCATGCGCCCTGGCGACAGTGAGTTGGAATCGATCATCAACAAAGTACTGAGTGAAGTACCGCCCGATGAAATGAATGCCATCGCCAGCCGCTGGCGAACATTGCCCAGCATGAGCGAGCAGAGCTGGCGTAATTACGAACAGGTGATCCTGGAGATCGTCATCGCCGCAACACTGCTGTTGATGATGAGTCTGATTTGGGTGTTCTACCTGCGCCGCCAGATCAGTGCCCGCGAACATGCCGAGAAAGCGCTTAAAGACCAGCTGCAGTTTGTTGAAACCCTGACCGACAGCATGCCCCCGCCACTGTACGTACGCGATGTTGAAGGGCGCTTACTCTCTTGCAACCGCAGCTATCTGGAGTGTTTTGGCGTTGAAGCAAAAGATGTCCTGAACAAGACACTGATCGAGCTACCGTTCGAACATATCGAGCGTAAACCGGAGTTCCACCGCAGTTATCTCGAAGCCATACGCACGGGTAACACCATTAAGGATGTGATCAACGTGAATATGCGCGGCCGGAAAGTCTGGCTTGATCATTGGATCCGCCCATTTATGGACTCTGCCGGAAAAATCAAAGGCGTGATTTGCGGCTGGATCGACATCACCGAGCATCAGAATCTAATCAGCCAGCTTGAGGTCGCGAAAAACCAAGCCGACGAAGCCAGCCGAGCGAAAACAACGTTTCTCGCGACAATGAGTCACGAAATACGCACGCCCATGAATGCGGTGATCGGCATTCTCGAACTGGTACTCAAACGCACGGAGTTAACCAGTAATGATCGCAACAGCATTGAAATTGCCCACACCTCGGCCAAAAGTTTGTTGGAGCTGATTGGAGATATCCTCGATATCGCCCGCATTGAGTCGGGTCGACTGAATCTATCGCTAAAACGCGCCAACTTGCGTGAACTGGTGGAATCAGTCGCCCGAATCTTCGAAGGATTGGCTCGCCAGAAAGAGCTGACACTTAACGTCGATATCGATACCAGCGTTAACTGCGACGTTCTGATTGATGCAATGCGTTTCAAGCAGATTCTGTCCAACCTGACCAGCAACGCCATCAAGTTCACCGATGAAGGCTCAGTGTGCATCCGCATTAGCGGTGACAATACCGACACCACCACCCTGCGTATTGCCATGAGCGTGGCCGACACTGGCATTGGCATTTCGGAACAAGACCAACAACAACTGTTTCACCCGTTCTCGCAAGTCAACCCACGCGCCAATATCCGCGAAGGTGCCGGACTTGGTCTGGTCATCTGCCGCTCCTTGTGCAAGATGATGGGGGGCTCGCTGGTCATGCACAGTGAGCTCGGCAGAGGTACCCGGGTGGAAGTCGAATTACGCCTGCAAATCCTCGACCCAGTAGAAGAAAGCACTCCGACGCCCCTTACCTGCAATCAAACAGCTCGCTGCTTGCAAGTACTGGTAGTAGACGACCACGCGGTAAACCGCGAAATCTTGCACCAACAATTGCTCTACCTTGGTCATGAAGTGTCCGAGGCCGAAAACGGCCTGGAGGCCTTACAGCAGTGGCGAACTCAGCCCTTTGATGTGGTCATCACCGACTGCCGCATGCCAGGCATGGATGGCCACGACTTGACCCGGGCCATTCGCCTGGAAGAAACAGGGCATCACGAAGAGCCCACCATCATTCTTGGCCTGACAGCTGACGCGCAGCCCGATGAAATCCAGCGCTGTATTCAGGCAGGCATGAATGACTGCCTGATCAAACCAATTGGCCTGGATGTCCTGGAAAAATTACTGTTCAAGGTCAACAAAACGGATAGCGCCCCCGACCAATGCGAGCCTGGCCCAGACAGCGAATCTCGCTACTTTTGCATGAGCTCACTTAAATCCCTTTCAGGCAACAAACCCAAGGTATTTGAGCGGCTGATTTATGAGCTGATCAGAAACAACCAACAAGACCTTGATGCTTTGATCAAACACTTCACAACACAAAACCTCACTGAAATTGCCGAAATCGCCCACCGCATAAAAGGCGCGGCCCAGGTCGTGGGGGCAGATGCCCTGTTGGAGTGTTGCGAGCAGCTTGAACTGGCTTGCCAAGGCAGTCACGTCTCACTCGACGAGGTAGACAGTTGCTTAAAAAGGATCAAGGCCGAGATCAATGCGCAGAAAGAGCTGCTGTTAGACATACTGGCTCGTACACAAAATAAGTACGAGCCGGAGATATAA
- a CDS encoding helix-turn-helix domain-containing protein, whose product MWRQAREGLVFFLKPNSELKFKTPEISDIFVAAIDQELIRSYADTIEEVNIGQVCQISGVEPTSHQLSEYLRQSFLRFFEGISHNPAALRDASAIQNLHDDLLSTLFSGLCKLGKIKPHNTGQFVHRHIVEKAREYILSRRSNPPTVLEICHELRISRRTLHYAFQKVLNINPVTFLRYIRLHGAHRELLTSTPGELLISEIAAHWGFWHLGMFSAYYKDLFGETPSTTVRRINSN is encoded by the coding sequence GTGTGGAGACAGGCTAGAGAAGGACTCGTTTTTTTTCTCAAGCCAAACTCTGAGCTAAAGTTCAAAACACCGGAAATATCGGACATCTTCGTTGCCGCAATTGATCAAGAACTGATCCGTAGTTACGCCGACACAATCGAAGAGGTCAACATTGGTCAAGTCTGTCAAATCAGCGGAGTTGAGCCAACCTCACACCAACTATCCGAATACCTGCGACAGAGTTTTCTCCGGTTTTTTGAAGGTATAAGCCATAATCCCGCTGCTCTGAGAGATGCCAGCGCCATTCAAAATCTGCATGACGATCTGCTGAGTACTCTATTCAGCGGTTTGTGCAAACTAGGTAAAATCAAACCACACAATACTGGACAATTTGTCCACCGCCATATTGTTGAAAAAGCCAGGGAGTACATCCTCTCACGCAGGAGTAACCCACCTACAGTACTAGAAATATGTCATGAACTTCGCATTAGCCGACGAACATTGCACTACGCTTTCCAGAAAGTTTTAAACATCAATCCTGTTACATTCCTACGCTACATAAGACTGCATGGCGCTCATCGCGAGTTACTGACATCTACACCTGGTGAACTGCTAATCAGCGAAATTGCTGCACATTGGGGATTCTGGCACTTGGGAATGTTCAGTGCGTATTACAAGGATCTGTTCGGTGAAACCCCATCAACAACTGTGCGCCGAATTAACTCCAACTAA
- a CDS encoding aldehyde dehydrogenase family protein — MIYVNPNQPGSVLQLKPRYGNYINGEFVAPVNGVYFTNTSPVDGSVIGEFPRSDRDDIERALDAAHAAADAWGRTSVQERSHILLKIADRIEQNLELLAVTETWDNGKPVRETLNADIPLAADHFRYFAGCLRAQEGSTAEINDTTAAYHFHEPLGVVGQIIPWNFPLLMGAWKLAPALAAGNAIVLKPAEQTPLGITVLMELIGDLLPKGVLNVVQGFGREAGEALATSKRIAKIAFTGSTPVGSHIMKCAAENIIPSTVELGGKSPNIFFEDIMKAEPAFIEKAAEGLVLAFFNQGEICTCPSRALVQESIFEPFMNEVMKKIKQIKRGNPLDTDTMVGAQASQQQFDKIMSYFEIAQQEGAELLTGGGAEKLEGSLATGYYIQPTLLKGHNKMRIFQEEIFGPVVSVATFKDEAEALAIANDTEFGLGAGVWTRDINRAYRMGRGIKAGRVWTNCYHLYPAHAAFGGYKKSGVGRETHKMMLDHYQQTKNLLISYDINPLGFF, encoded by the coding sequence ATGATTTACGTAAACCCGAACCAGCCAGGCTCTGTCCTTCAACTTAAACCGCGCTATGGCAACTACATCAATGGCGAATTCGTCGCTCCGGTAAACGGTGTCTACTTCACCAACACCAGCCCGGTTGATGGTTCGGTCATCGGTGAATTCCCGCGTTCCGACCGTGACGATATCGAGCGGGCGCTGGATGCTGCTCACGCCGCGGCAGACGCCTGGGGCCGTACTTCGGTTCAGGAGCGTTCCCACATCCTGCTGAAAATCGCTGACCGCATTGAGCAGAACCTGGAGCTGCTAGCTGTTACTGAAACCTGGGACAACGGTAAGCCGGTTCGCGAAACCCTTAACGCCGACATCCCGCTGGCGGCTGACCACTTCCGTTATTTCGCTGGCTGCCTGCGCGCTCAAGAAGGCTCCACTGCCGAAATCAACGACACCACTGCGGCCTACCACTTCCACGAGCCTCTGGGCGTTGTTGGCCAGATCATTCCGTGGAACTTCCCGCTGCTGATGGGCGCTTGGAAACTGGCTCCGGCCCTGGCTGCCGGTAACGCCATCGTGCTCAAGCCTGCTGAGCAAACTCCGCTGGGCATCACTGTACTGATGGAGCTGATCGGTGACCTGCTGCCCAAAGGCGTACTGAACGTGGTGCAAGGCTTCGGCCGCGAAGCCGGTGAAGCGCTGGCCACCAGCAAGCGTATCGCCAAAATCGCCTTCACCGGTTCCACGCCGGTTGGCTCGCACATCATGAAGTGCGCTGCTGAGAACATCATTCCGTCGACTGTAGAGCTGGGCGGCAAGTCGCCGAACATCTTCTTCGAAGACATCATGAAAGCTGAGCCTGCCTTCATCGAGAAAGCAGCTGAGGGTCTGGTTCTGGCCTTCTTCAACCAAGGTGAAATCTGCACCTGCCCGTCCCGTGCACTGGTTCAAGAATCGATCTTCGAACCGTTCATGAACGAAGTGATGAAGAAGATCAAACAGATTAAGCGCGGCAACCCGCTGGACACCGACACTATGGTCGGCGCACAGGCGAGCCAGCAGCAGTTCGACAAGATCATGTCCTACTTCGAGATCGCTCAGCAGGAAGGTGCCGAGCTGCTCACCGGTGGTGGCGCAGAGAAACTGGAAGGCAGCCTGGCAACGGGTTACTACATCCAGCCGACCCTGCTCAAAGGCCACAACAAAATGCGTATCTTCCAGGAAGAAATCTTCGGCCCGGTGGTCAGTGTTGCCACCTTTAAGGACGAAGCTGAAGCCCTGGCAATCGCTAACGACACCGAGTTTGGTCTGGGCGCTGGCGTGTGGACCCGCGACATCAACCGCGCGTACCGCATGGGCCGTGGCATCAAGGCCGGTCGTGTATGGACCAACTGCTACCACCTGTACCCGGCGCACGCTGCGTTCGGTGGTTACAAGAAATCTGGCGTAGGCCGCGAAACCCACAAGATGATGCTCGACCACTATCAGCAAACCAAAAACCTGCTGATCAGCTACGACATCAACCCACTGGGTTTCTTCTGA
- the peaA gene encoding quinohemoprotein amine dehydrogenase subunit alpha produces MRAQSASVIPLRPLLLSMAISVVPFLAQAETADAAKALLNSKCMTCHLPTEGEGLNRIDESRRTPEGWDMTIVRMMQAHGLKITTEERQTLVKYLADTHGLAPEEVEGRRYLLERDFTLVEKPDDQLVADTCARCHSYGRIALQRRTEDDWRKMVHFHVGQYPVIEIQASGRDRDWWDIASGEVPKRLGKMYGHESDAWRKWVQQAHVSAAGEWRLVGHRPGWGTYEGVATIASTGDDNYSIKVTYNYANGKQETAEGKAVMYTGYEWRATLKQGDLDVRQVFTLSPDGKTLSGRWYQQGVDSIGGRLQAVRAGKDAPAQLLAVEPSYIKAGTTQRVALYGNNLSGDVQLGEGVEVVKVLENTPGKVVVEARAAAGAKDGARNVAVGNSQLDKGLALYQKVDFINIEPGYAMAHIGGNGGSRPKVPVQFESVGYAYGADGKAGTADDIRLGYFPATWSVDDLNEYAAQLRDKEFAGTLQENGLFIPGDAGPNPKRKYGTNNAGELKVTAVVDDAGRKVEASKPLVVTVQRWNDPSIR; encoded by the coding sequence ATGCGCGCGCAAAGTGCCAGTGTAATTCCCCTGCGGCCGCTGCTGCTATCCATGGCGATTTCGGTCGTTCCTTTCCTTGCCCAGGCTGAAACAGCCGATGCGGCCAAAGCTCTGCTCAACAGTAAATGCATGACCTGCCACTTGCCCACCGAGGGTGAAGGGTTGAACCGTATCGATGAGTCACGTCGCACGCCGGAAGGCTGGGATATGACCATTGTCCGCATGATGCAGGCCCATGGCCTGAAGATCACCACTGAGGAACGTCAGACGCTGGTCAAGTACCTAGCTGATACTCATGGCCTGGCGCCTGAAGAGGTTGAGGGCCGTCGTTATCTGCTGGAGCGTGACTTTACTCTGGTGGAGAAACCTGACGATCAGCTGGTTGCCGACACGTGCGCCCGTTGCCACTCTTACGGCCGTATTGCGTTGCAGCGCCGTACTGAGGATGACTGGCGCAAGATGGTGCACTTCCATGTTGGTCAGTATCCGGTGATCGAGATCCAGGCAAGCGGTCGTGATCGTGACTGGTGGGATATTGCTTCAGGTGAGGTGCCGAAGCGTCTGGGTAAAATGTATGGCCACGAGTCCGATGCCTGGCGCAAATGGGTTCAGCAGGCGCATGTCAGCGCCGCCGGTGAGTGGCGACTGGTTGGCCATCGTCCGGGATGGGGCACCTATGAAGGTGTAGCGACTATCGCCAGCACCGGTGATGACAACTACAGCATCAAAGTCACCTACAACTACGCTAACGGCAAGCAGGAAACCGCAGAAGGCAAGGCGGTGATGTACACCGGTTATGAGTGGCGCGCGACCCTGAAACAGGGGGATCTGGATGTGCGCCAGGTGTTCACCTTGTCACCCGATGGCAAGACCCTGTCCGGTCGTTGGTATCAGCAAGGTGTGGACTCCATCGGCGGTCGTCTGCAGGCCGTGCGTGCAGGTAAAGATGCACCGGCACAACTGCTGGCAGTTGAGCCGAGTTACATCAAGGCCGGTACGACTCAGCGCGTAGCCCTTTACGGTAATAACCTGAGCGGTGATGTGCAGCTGGGTGAGGGTGTTGAGGTCGTCAAGGTTCTCGAAAACACACCGGGCAAAGTGGTTGTCGAGGCTCGTGCTGCAGCCGGTGCCAAAGATGGCGCGCGTAATGTGGCTGTCGGCAACAGCCAGCTGGATAAAGGTCTGGCGCTGTATCAGAAGGTCGACTTCATCAACATCGAACCGGGTTATGCCATGGCCCACATCGGTGGCAACGGTGGTTCCCGTCCGAAAGTTCCGGTTCAGTTCGAGAGTGTTGGTTATGCCTACGGCGCTGACGGCAAGGCGGGCACTGCTGACGACATCCGCCTGGGTTACTTCCCGGCTACCTGGTCGGTGGACGATCTCAACGAATACGCCGCGCAACTGCGCGATAAGGAGTTCGCCGGCACGCTGCAAGAAAATGGCCTGTTTATTCCGGGCGACGCAGGTCCGAACCCGAAACGCAAATACGGCACCAACAACGCAGGTGAGTTGAAGGTGACAGCTGTAGTCGATGACGCCGGGCGCAAGGTTGAAGCCAGCAAGCCGCTGGTGGTGACCGTGCAGCGCTGGAACGACCCGTCTATTCGCTGA
- the peaB gene encoding quinohemoprotein amine dehydrogenase maturation protein encodes MSALYVNRYSFHDVQVDGRRMLFHIPSSGLFELDELGGSLIDFLKENEQVSADAMRQRFDGRVAPADLAQTLESFRELSILGDEPATPDAGMQVEIRQFPISTVVLNVNTGCNLSCTYCYKEDLAVPTKGVRMDFETARKSIELLLAEGAAHERINVIFFGGEPLTNLPLIKQVVEYTEQRCAELGKKVDFSMTTNATMLTEEIVDYLDSHRFGISISMDGPQAVHDRRRITVSGQGTYAVVAAKARMLLERYRSKPVGVRVTLTAGFTDVIAIHEHLKNDLGFFEVGFAPATSGPVTVFNLSNEELRQVFDSMMELGRAYRDAALEGRNNGFSNMHQLMSDLYEGRKKALPCGAGVGLLAVDHKGDLNLCHRFTGSDMPRFGNVNEGIAKEELGAFLEGATSRANKGCSTCRIRNLCAGGCYHESYAHFGDPLSPTYHYCDLMREWVDFGIEIYTEILQKTPLFFKQHLSTRSVQL; translated from the coding sequence ATGAGCGCGCTTTATGTAAACCGTTACAGCTTCCATGACGTGCAGGTGGACGGTCGGCGAATGCTGTTCCATATCCCATCCAGCGGATTATTTGAGCTGGATGAATTGGGCGGCTCGCTGATCGATTTCCTCAAGGAAAACGAGCAGGTTTCTGCCGATGCCATGCGTCAGCGTTTTGATGGGCGGGTTGCCCCGGCCGATCTGGCGCAGACTCTGGAGAGCTTCCGCGAGCTGTCTATCCTCGGTGATGAACCGGCTACGCCGGATGCCGGGATGCAGGTGGAAATTCGTCAGTTCCCGATCAGCACCGTGGTTCTGAACGTTAATACCGGCTGCAATCTGAGTTGCACTTATTGCTACAAGGAAGACCTCGCTGTCCCGACTAAGGGCGTGCGTATGGACTTCGAAACAGCCCGCAAGAGCATTGAGTTGCTACTGGCTGAAGGTGCCGCACACGAACGCATCAACGTGATCTTCTTCGGCGGGGAACCGCTGACCAACCTGCCGTTGATCAAGCAGGTGGTGGAGTACACGGAGCAGCGTTGTGCGGAACTGGGCAAGAAGGTCGACTTCTCCATGACCACAAACGCCACCATGCTGACTGAAGAGATTGTCGATTACCTCGACAGCCACCGCTTCGGTATCTCCATCAGCATGGATGGGCCGCAGGCCGTGCACGACCGCCGACGCATCACAGTCAGCGGGCAGGGCACTTATGCGGTGGTTGCGGCCAAGGCGCGAATGCTGCTTGAGCGCTATCGCTCTAAACCGGTCGGTGTGCGTGTGACGCTGACGGCGGGCTTTACCGATGTGATCGCCATTCATGAGCACCTGAAGAACGATCTGGGCTTCTTTGAGGTGGGCTTTGCGCCTGCCACGTCGGGTCCGGTGACGGTGTTCAACCTGAGCAACGAAGAGCTGCGTCAGGTCTTCGACAGCATGATGGAACTGGGGCGTGCCTACCGTGACGCCGCGCTGGAGGGGCGCAATAACGGCTTCTCCAACATGCATCAGTTGATGAGCGATCTCTATGAAGGCCGCAAGAAGGCGCTGCCCTGCGGCGCAGGCGTGGGCTTGCTGGCGGTGGATCACAAGGGCGATCTGAACCTGTGTCACCGCTTTACCGGCTCCGACATGCCGCGTTTCGGCAACGTTAACGAAGGGATTGCCAAGGAGGAGTTGGGGGCATTCCTTGAAGGCGCCACCAGCCGCGCCAACAAGGGTTGTTCGACCTGCCGTATCCGCAACCTGTGTGCCGGGGGCTGCTATCACGAGTCCTACGCGCACTTCGGCGACCCGTTATCACCGACCTATCACTACTGCGATCTGATGAGAGAGTGGGTGGATTTCGGTATCGAGATCTACACCGAAATCCTGCAGAAGACCCCGCTCTTCTTCAAACAACATCTGAGCACTCGGAGTGTCCAGCTATGA
- the qhpC gene encoding quinohemoprotein amine dehydrogenase subunit gamma, translating into MKHMKAMNMKAHQVEVAMEKGETEEVVAMAAVVGCATTFDPGWEVDPFLGVAGLCQPMEADLYGCADPCWWPAQVPDTLHNHTDWGNGKDAAVKDWAELQSVFPK; encoded by the coding sequence ATGAAACATATGAAAGCCATGAACATGAAGGCCCATCAAGTTGAAGTCGCGATGGAGAAGGGCGAGACAGAAGAAGTAGTCGCCATGGCGGCCGTGGTGGGCTGCGCCACCACCTTCGACCCGGGCTGGGAAGTAGACCCGTTTCTCGGTGTGGCAGGCCTGTGCCAGCCGATGGAAGCGGATCTCTATGGTTGCGCTGACCCATGCTGGTGGCCTGCACAGGTCCCGGACACGCTGCACAACCACACTGACTGGGGTAACGGCAAAGACGCTGCAGTCAAAGACTGGGCGGAATTGCAGTCGGTCTTCCCTAAATAA